A segment of the Candidatus Jettenia caeni genome:
GACCAATCAGACGTGTTTTTCTCTGTGAGAGATATTTTTTAACTCTGATCATATCCAGGGTAGGAATACCTTCTGTAATACAAACAATCAACTCAATCCCCGCCTCAGAGGCCTCCATAATTGCATCTGCTGCGAAGGGTGCAGGCACATAGATTACAGAAGCATTTGCCCTGAAATCTATTGCAGCTTCACGTACACTATCAAAAACAGGAATGCCCAATTGTGTCGTGCCACCCTTACCCGGTGTAACACCTGCAATAAGTTTAGTACCATATTCCAACATTCGTTCAGCATGAAAACTTCCCGCATGCCCGGTTATACCCTGACATATTACCCTTGTATTTTTATCTATTAATATACCCATTGTCTTTCTCTGCGCGTTTTGTGGCTAAGCTCCTATCTTGATACCTTCACTACCAAACTTGCAGCTTCTTTCATATCCTTTGCAGAGAGGATAGGTAAACCAGAATCATGAAGTATCTTTTTCGCTCTATCGACGTTCGTTCCTTCCAACCGCACAACCAGAGGTATATGGATCCCTACTTCTTTAACGGCTTGAATAATACCGGATGCAATGATATCACATTTCATAATCCCACCAAAAATATTGATCAAAATTGCTTTTACCTTAGAGTCAGACAGAATAATCTTAAACGCCTGGGTAACCTGTTCCAGGGAGGCATCACCACCAACATCCAAAAAATTGGCAGGCTCTCCGCCGTGGAACTTAATGATATCCATCGTAGCCATAGCGAGACCTGCTCCATTTACAAGACATCCAATATTCCCATCAAGACTTATGTAACTAAGCTTGTATTTCCTAGCCAATGCTTCAGGAGGTGAAAGGTCTTGGGTTTGAATAAACTCTTGAAATTCAGGATGGCGGTAAAGAGCATTATCATCAACATCTATCTTTGCATCTAATGCACATAGTTCTTCATCTCCCGTCACAACCAAAGGATTAATTTCTACTAATGAACAATCATTTTTCACAAAAACATGAAACAGATTGGTAATAAGATTATTAAATTTTATGGAGAGCGCCCCTGATATATCCAGCCTGGATGCAATACAACGCAATTGAAATGAAAGTATTCCTAAAAACACATCAATAGGTTCTTTCACAATTTTATCAGGTGTCTTTTTGGCAATTTCTTCTATTTCTACCCCTCCTTCAGAACTAACAATCAAGATGGGTGTACAAAGTGCGCGATCGATAGTTATGGCAAGGTATAATTCCCTCTGAATTGAAAGTGCTTCTTCAACAAGGAGGTAGTTAACTTTAATACCTGTTTGGCCGGTCTGGTGTGTTGTAAGATAGGAGCCAAGCATGCCTGCTGCACATGCCTGCGCTTCTTCAGGTGTATTAATGAACTGGATGCCGCCGCCCTTCCCCCTGCCGCCAGCGAGAACTTGCGCCTTTAAGACACAACGGTTACAACCAATTTCCCGGAATACTTTTGATGCATCATTACCGGAAGATATGGCTTTACCACGAGGAACGTAAATGCCATACATTTTAAGGATATTTTTTGATTGAAACTCATATAGCTTCAAAGATGGTTATTTTATACTATATCTGGTTTGATAATGCCCTGGAGATGGATGCGCACTTGATCTACCATCTCTCCATCAGAAATGGAAATGATACGTCCTTCAACGTATTGCTTATCCACCCATTCTTTTATCCTGGTAACCCCCTCGTGATTTTTAGGAATTTGCTTATCTCCTTCCAATCCGAAAAAGATATTAATCCATTGAGCAATCCCGGCTGCACCGGATTTATCGGTAACGGAAACACCGATAGGCCTGTTTAAAAGCTTTTTTGTATCAAAGATATTGT
Coding sequences within it:
- a CDS encoding succinyl CoA-synthase beta subunit; protein product: MKLYEFQSKNILKMYGIYVPRGKAISSGNDASKVFREIGCNRCVLKAQVLAGGRGKGGGIQFINTPEEAQACAAGMLGSYLTTHQTGQTGIKVNYLLVEEALSIQRELYLAITIDRALCTPILIVSSEGGVEIEEIAKKTPDKIVKEPIDVFLGILSFQLRCIASRLDISGALSIKFNNLITNLFHVFVKNDCSLVEINPLVVTGDEELCALDAKIDVDDNALYRHPEFQEFIQTQDLSPPEALARKYKLSYISLDGNIGCLVNGAGLAMATMDIIKFHGGEPANFLDVGGDASLEQVTQAFKIILSDSKVKAILINIFGGIMKCDIIASGIIQAVKEVGIHIPLVVRLEGTNVDRAKKILHDSGLPILSAKDMKEAASLVVKVSR